From the genome of Streptomyces sp. NBC_01341, one region includes:
- a CDS encoding polyamine aminopropyltransferase has translation MIDQQTPLRSGAPRIPVRPRTGRFLVLAVVFVCAACGLVYELELVALASYLIGDSVTQASVVLSVMVFAMGIGSLLAKRLRTRAAVGFGLIEAALALVGGSSAMVLYASFAWLGESRYALVGFSLAIGILIGAEIPLLMTLIQRVDRQDAGGAVADLFAADYVGALVGGLAFPFLLLPMMGQLTGALFTGAVNAAAGGALVLWVFRHDLGARSRRLLVVANVVVIALLATATVMADDFERAARRAVYGGEVRIAVRTGVQEVVLTGVGRGSLDLYLDGRLRVSSRDDRRYHEALVHPAMNGPHHRVLILGGGDGLAAREVLRYPDVASVAVVDPDPAVTRLARTDPALAGLNEHAFEDPRLTAVTGDAFTWLRATHKRYDVVISDLPAPGITASTKLYSAEFYGLVAEALEPGGRLVVHTGPVGRRPSTFRTVEASVRAGGLTTRPYRVEGRAADLAAGPDRAAGGAQAPRDWGFVLASAHGVEALGLDPGAPALRTLGARELAAAGRSAQCARRGPEQPSTLVHPRYWEEP, from the coding sequence ATGATCGACCAGCAGACGCCACTGCGCAGCGGTGCGCCGCGGATTCCCGTACGGCCGAGGACCGGGCGGTTCCTCGTGCTGGCCGTGGTGTTCGTCTGCGCCGCCTGCGGCTTGGTGTACGAGCTGGAACTGGTCGCGCTGGCCTCGTACCTGATCGGCGACTCGGTCACCCAGGCATCCGTCGTGCTCTCGGTGATGGTGTTCGCCATGGGCATCGGCTCGCTCCTCGCGAAACGTTTACGCACCCGCGCCGCCGTCGGGTTCGGGCTGATCGAGGCGGCACTCGCGCTGGTCGGCGGCAGTTCGGCGATGGTCCTCTACGCTTCCTTCGCCTGGCTCGGGGAGTCCCGCTACGCCCTGGTGGGTTTCTCGCTCGCGATCGGGATCCTCATCGGTGCGGAGATCCCGCTGCTGATGACCCTGATCCAGCGGGTCGACCGGCAGGACGCGGGCGGAGCCGTCGCGGACCTCTTCGCCGCCGACTACGTGGGCGCGCTGGTCGGCGGACTCGCCTTCCCCTTCCTGCTGCTCCCGATGATGGGGCAGCTCACCGGGGCGCTGTTCACCGGAGCGGTCAACGCGGCGGCGGGCGGTGCGCTGGTGCTGTGGGTCTTCCGGCACGACCTCGGCGCCCGGTCCCGCCGGCTGCTCGTCGTCGCCAACGTCGTCGTGATCGCCCTGCTCGCCACGGCGACGGTCATGGCCGACGACTTCGAAAGGGCGGCGCGGCGTGCGGTGTACGGGGGCGAGGTGCGGATCGCCGTACGGACGGGGGTCCAGGAGGTCGTCCTCACCGGCGTGGGCCGCGGCTCGCTGGATCTCTATCTCGACGGCCGGCTGCGGGTCAGCTCGCGCGACGACCGGCGCTACCACGAGGCGCTCGTGCACCCGGCGATGAACGGGCCCCACCACCGGGTGCTGATCCTGGGCGGAGGGGACGGGCTCGCCGCCCGGGAGGTGCTGCGGTACCCGGACGTGGCGTCCGTCGCGGTGGTCGATCCGGATCCGGCCGTCACCCGGTTGGCCCGTACGGACCCCGCACTCGCCGGGCTGAACGAGCACGCGTTCGAGGACCCCAGGCTCACGGCGGTCACCGGCGACGCGTTCACCTGGCTGCGGGCCACGCACAAGCGCTACGACGTCGTGATCTCGGATCTCCCCGCCCCGGGGATCACCGCCAGCACGAAGCTCTACTCGGCGGAGTTCTACGGGCTGGTCGCGGAGGCCCTGGAACCGGGCGGGCGCCTGGTCGTGCACACGGGGCCGGTGGGCCGGAGGCCCTCGACGTTCCGGACGGTGGAGGCGTCGGTGCGGGCGGGCGGCCTGACGACCCGGCCCTACCGCGTGGAGGGGCGTGCCGCGGACCTCGCGGCGGGGCCGGACCGGGCCGCGGGCGGTGCGCAGGCCCCCAGGGACTGGGGCTTCGTGCTGGCGTCGGCCCACGGCGTGGAAGCGCTCGGCCTCGATCCAGGGGCGCCGGCGCTGAGGACGCTGGGGGCGCGCGAGCTGGCGGCGGCCGGGCGGTCGGCGCAGTGCGCCCGGCGGGGTCCGGAACAGCCGTCGACGCTGGTGCACCCGCGGTATTGGGAGGAGCCGTGA
- the kynU gene encoding kynureninase, with product MSDFKERAEALDAADALAPLRELFVLDDTVYLDGNSLGALPRHVPGRVQDVITREWGSLRIRSWTESGWWTAPERIGDRIAPLVGAAAGQVVVGDSTSVNVFKAVVAASRMASDGRDEILVDATTFPSDGYIAESAARLTGHRIVPVAPADVREALGPRTAVVLLNHVDYRTGRLHDLPGLTAAVHDAGALAVWDLCHSAGALPVGLDVHGVDLAVGCTYKYLNGGPGAPAFLYVAERHQAAFDSPLPGWTSHADPFAMTAGYEPADGSVRGRVGTPDILSMLALEASLEVWDGVTVESVRAKSLALTDFFLECVAAYVPEGRVTSATPEAHAERGSQVSLRCDDAEAVMRVLIERGVVGDLRRPDVLRFGFTPLYVGFAEAERAARILAEVLAV from the coding sequence ATGTCTGACTTCAAGGAGCGCGCCGAAGCGCTCGACGCCGCCGACGCCCTGGCTCCCCTGCGCGAGCTCTTCGTCCTCGACGACACCGTCTACCTCGACGGCAACTCGCTGGGCGCGCTGCCCCGTCACGTGCCCGGGCGGGTACAGGACGTCATCACCCGCGAGTGGGGCTCCCTGCGCATCCGTTCCTGGACGGAGAGCGGCTGGTGGACCGCGCCGGAACGGATCGGCGACCGGATCGCCCCGCTGGTCGGTGCCGCCGCCGGGCAGGTCGTGGTGGGTGACTCGACCAGCGTGAACGTCTTCAAGGCCGTCGTCGCCGCGAGCCGCATGGCCTCCGACGGCCGTGACGAGATCCTCGTCGACGCCACGACGTTCCCCTCGGACGGGTACATCGCCGAGTCGGCGGCCCGGCTGACGGGCCACCGCATCGTGCCGGTCGCCCCGGCCGACGTACGAGAGGCGCTGGGACCCCGTACCGCGGTCGTCCTGCTGAACCACGTCGACTACCGCACGGGCAGGCTCCACGACCTGCCCGGTCTGACCGCCGCGGTCCACGACGCGGGTGCGCTCGCCGTCTGGGACCTGTGCCACAGCGCGGGCGCCCTGCCCGTCGGACTCGACGTGCACGGCGTGGACCTGGCCGTCGGCTGTACGTACAAGTACCTGAACGGCGGGCCCGGTGCGCCGGCCTTCCTGTACGTCGCCGAACGCCACCAGGCGGCCTTCGACTCGCCGTTGCCCGGTTGGACCTCGCACGCCGACCCGTTCGCGATGACCGCCGGCTACGAGCCCGCCGACGGTTCCGTGCGGGGCCGCGTCGGCACCCCGGACATCCTGTCGATGCTGGCACTGGAGGCGTCGCTGGAGGTGTGGGACGGCGTCACGGTGGAGTCCGTCCGGGCCAAGTCCCTGGCGCTGACGGACTTCTTCCTGGAGTGCGTCGCCGCGTACGTCCCCGAGGGCAGGGTCACCTCGGCCACCCCCGAGGCCCACGCGGAGCGCGGCAGCCAGGTGTCGCTCCGGTGTGACGACGCCGAGGCGGTGATGCGGGTGCTCATCGAGCGCGGAGTGGTCGGCGACCTCCGCCGCCCGGACGTCCTGCGCTTCGGCTTCACCCCGCTGTACGTCGGTTTCGCGGAAGCGGAGCGGGCGGCGCGGATCCTCGCCGAGGTGCTGGCGGTCTGA
- a CDS encoding SRPBCC family protein, protein MEHEVFVPVPVASLRRTLADAARVARCVPGLQQDADAAAGPLAGRLKFRAGGHTITYRGGLTVRSSDGGDTFSVTGKGVEARGAGSAELALTIALAETAGGTTVTYSGSASGDGRIVELDEAGAVAAAQRLLDRFTQQLVTETLAVRNGAPEAGGPADASDEGQSASPSPDEQSSDEPSASESSPKEGPGASSPEPPSLDGESLFDTPVPPPSLDPSAELEFTVPDEPPAEAAHARRTMIGRSTEEVDHAPPRGRYAPVPSPEAGVVGITLRWAAPAAALAIASAVVVGRALRRRRP, encoded by the coding sequence ATGGAGCATGAGGTGTTCGTTCCGGTTCCGGTCGCGTCCCTTCGGCGGACGCTGGCCGATGCCGCCCGCGTCGCGCGTTGCGTGCCGGGACTCCAGCAGGATGCCGACGCGGCGGCGGGACCGCTGGCGGGACGGCTGAAGTTCCGTGCCGGGGGCCACACCATCACCTATCGCGGGGGCCTGACCGTGCGGTCCTCCGACGGCGGAGACACCTTCTCCGTGACGGGAAAGGGCGTGGAGGCCCGGGGAGCGGGCTCCGCCGAGCTGGCCCTGACCATCGCCCTCGCGGAGACGGCCGGCGGCACGACCGTCACCTACTCCGGAAGCGCGAGCGGTGACGGCCGCATCGTGGAGCTGGACGAGGCGGGTGCGGTCGCGGCAGCGCAGCGGCTGCTGGACCGCTTCACACAGCAACTGGTGACGGAGACCCTGGCCGTGCGGAACGGTGCGCCGGAGGCCGGCGGCCCGGCCGACGCATCGGACGAGGGGCAGTCCGCCTCGCCGTCGCCGGACGAGCAGTCGTCCGACGAGCCGTCCGCTTCCGAGTCGTCGCCCAAGGAGGGCCCTGGGGCATCGTCCCCGGAACCGCCGTCCCTCGACGGCGAGTCCCTGTTCGACACGCCCGTGCCACCACCGTCGCTCGACCCCTCCGCGGAACTGGAGTTCACCGTGCCCGACGAGCCGCCCGCCGAGGCCGCACACGCCCGCCGCACCATGATCGGCCGCAGTACCGAGGAGGTCGACCACGCCCCGCCGCGCGGCCGGTACGCCCCGGTGCCCTCGCCCGAGGCGGGAGTCGTCGGCATCACGCTGCGCTGGGCGGCACCTGCGGCCGCGCTCGCGATCGCCTCGGCGGTGGTGGTGGGAAGGGCGTTGCGGCGGCGCAGGCCGTAG
- a CDS encoding MFS transporter: MTDADADGIRVASPVGRWVVLTTVLGSSMALLDSTVVNVALPHIGEDLGADLAGLQWTVNAYTLTLAGLILLGGALGDRFGRRRVFVIGVIWFALASLLCGIAPNAAMLILARALQGVGGALLTPGSLAIIQASFHPDDRARAVGLWSGLGGVGAAVGPFLGGWLVDGPGWRWIFLINLPIAAVCVPVAMRHVPESRDPRAHGRFDVLGAALAALALALITYALIEIPGRGASAPVIGAAVGGVVLAAAFVRVERHLADPMVPPSIFASRQFTSVNIVTVCVYAALGGFFFLSAIQLQVVAGYSALGAGAALLPTTVLMLLFSASSGEIGRRIGPRIPLTVGSLLAAAGMLLMLRVGPGASYPLDVLPAVLVLGVGLVSLVAPLTASVLAAVDTGRAGLASGVNNAAARAAGLLAVAALPLLAGMGPEAYRDAGEFASTFRRAMPICAGLLAVGAAIAWWSLRKVAKPGPEQQPACTMHCGVVAPPLEPEPESRHT, translated from the coding sequence ATGACTGATGCGGACGCCGACGGGATCCGGGTTGCCTCGCCCGTGGGGCGGTGGGTCGTCCTGACCACCGTGCTCGGTTCGAGCATGGCGCTGCTCGACTCCACGGTCGTGAACGTGGCCCTGCCGCACATCGGCGAGGACCTGGGCGCCGATCTGGCCGGCCTGCAGTGGACCGTCAACGCCTACACGCTCACCCTCGCCGGGCTGATCCTGCTCGGGGGCGCGCTCGGGGACCGGTTCGGGCGGCGGCGGGTGTTCGTCATCGGGGTGATCTGGTTCGCACTCGCCTCGCTGCTGTGCGGGATCGCGCCGAACGCGGCGATGCTGATCCTCGCGCGGGCACTGCAGGGCGTCGGCGGCGCGCTGCTGACGCCGGGGTCGCTGGCGATCATCCAGGCGAGTTTCCACCCCGACGACCGGGCCCGTGCCGTGGGCCTCTGGTCCGGGCTCGGCGGGGTCGGGGCGGCGGTCGGGCCGTTCCTCGGCGGGTGGCTGGTGGACGGACCGGGGTGGCGCTGGATCTTCCTGATCAACCTGCCGATCGCCGCCGTCTGCGTGCCCGTCGCGATGCGGCACGTACCGGAGTCCCGGGACCCGCGCGCACACGGCCGGTTCGACGTGCTCGGGGCCGCGCTGGCCGCCCTCGCGCTCGCCCTGATCACCTACGCGCTGATCGAGATCCCGGGGCGGGGCGCGTCCGCCCCGGTCATCGGAGCGGCGGTCGGCGGTGTGGTCCTGGCGGCGGCGTTCGTCCGCGTCGAGCGGCACCTCGCCGACCCCATGGTTCCGCCGTCGATCTTCGCGTCCCGGCAGTTCACGTCCGTCAACATCGTCACGGTCTGTGTGTACGCGGCCCTCGGCGGGTTCTTCTTCCTGTCGGCCATCCAGCTCCAGGTGGTGGCCGGCTACTCGGCGCTCGGAGCGGGGGCCGCACTCCTGCCCACGACGGTGCTGATGCTGCTCTTCTCGGCGTCCTCCGGCGAGATCGGCCGGCGCATCGGCCCCCGGATCCCGCTCACCGTCGGTTCCTTGCTGGCGGCCGCCGGAATGCTCCTGATGCTGCGGGTCGGACCCGGCGCCTCGTACCCGCTGGACGTCCTGCCCGCCGTGCTGGTGCTGGGCGTCGGCCTCGTCTCCCTCGTGGCGCCTCTCACCGCCAGCGTCCTGGCCGCCGTGGACACCGGACGGGCCGGTCTCGCCAGCGGGGTCAACAACGCTGCCGCGCGGGCCGCGGGGCTCCTCGCCGTGGCCGCGCTGCCGTTGCTGGCGGGGATGGGCCCGGAGGCGTACCGGGATGCCGGGGAGTTCGCCTCCACGTTCCGGCGGGCTATGCCGATCTGTGCGGGGCTGCTCGCGGTGGGCGCGGCGATCGCCTGGTGGTCGCTGCGGAAGGTCGCGAAGCCCGGGCCCGAGCAGCAGCCGGCGTGCACGATGCACTGCGGCGTCGTGGCCCCGCCCTTGGAGCCGGAACCGGAATCCAGGCACACTTGA
- a CDS encoding DUF3151 domain-containing protein yields MSIHENLLGGPAPTHLPDDPEPRELLAGGAAPADVAAKYPKSSLAWAQLADEAFEGGRVVESYAYARTGYHRGLDALRRAGWKGHGPVPFEHEPNRGFLRALHALARAAQAIGEQDEYERCSTFLRDSSQTAADILS; encoded by the coding sequence ATGTCGATCCACGAGAACCTGCTCGGGGGCCCCGCCCCGACCCATCTGCCCGACGACCCGGAGCCGCGCGAGCTGCTCGCGGGCGGCGCGGCACCCGCCGACGTCGCCGCCAAGTACCCCAAGTCGTCGCTGGCCTGGGCGCAGCTCGCCGACGAGGCGTTCGAGGGCGGCCGGGTCGTCGAGTCCTACGCGTACGCCCGCACCGGTTACCACCGCGGCCTCGACGCGCTGCGCAGGGCGGGCTGGAAGGGGCACGGCCCCGTCCCCTTCGAGCACGAGCCGAACCGCGGCTTCCTGCGGGCCCTGCACGCCCTCGCGCGCGCCGCGCAGGCGATCGGTGAGCAGGACGAGTACGAGCGCTGCTCGACGTTCCTGCGGGACTCGTCGCAGACCGCGGCCGACATCCTGAGCTGA
- a CDS encoding tryptophan 2,3-dioxygenase family protein translates to MSTVHPDPEATGADTPHLDFEGTTPYEDYVQADVLTHLQHLRSDDPGEMVFLVTTQVMELWFTVIVHEWETAAHALREDRIPVARDALKRSLRELEALNASWKPLAGLTPAQFNSYRGSLGEGSGFQSAMYRRMEFLLGDKSASMLVPHRGAPRVHAELEKALHQPGLYDETLALLARRGYAVPRSVLERDLSQKYEPSAAVEAAWAEIYANPDQNDELVRLGEVLTDVGELVWRWRNDHLTATRRAMGSKTGTGGSAGVAWLEKRATKNVFPELWTARSHV, encoded by the coding sequence ATGTCGACGGTTCACCCCGACCCCGAAGCCACCGGCGCGGACACTCCGCACCTGGACTTCGAGGGAACGACTCCGTATGAGGACTATGTCCAGGCGGATGTCCTGACCCATCTCCAGCACCTCCGCTCGGACGATCCCGGCGAGATGGTCTTCCTGGTCACCACCCAGGTCATGGAACTGTGGTTCACGGTCATCGTCCATGAGTGGGAGACCGCGGCGCACGCCCTGCGCGAGGACCGCATACCGGTCGCCCGCGACGCGCTGAAGCGCTCACTGCGGGAACTGGAGGCGCTGAACGCCTCCTGGAAGCCGCTGGCGGGCCTCACGCCTGCCCAGTTCAACTCCTACCGCGGCTCGCTCGGCGAGGGATCCGGCTTCCAGTCGGCGATGTACCGCCGGATGGAGTTCCTGCTCGGCGACAAGTCCGCGTCGATGCTCGTGCCGCACCGGGGCGCGCCCCGTGTCCACGCGGAGCTGGAGAAGGCGCTCCACCAGCCTGGCCTGTACGACGAGACGCTCGCCCTGCTCGCCAGGCGTGGTTACGCGGTACCGCGGTCGGTGCTCGAACGCGACCTCTCACAGAAGTACGAGCCCTCCGCCGCGGTCGAGGCCGCCTGGGCGGAGATCTACGCCAATCCCGACCAGAACGACGAGCTCGTGCGGCTCGGCGAGGTCCTGACCGACGTCGGCGAGCTGGTCTGGCGCTGGCGGAACGACCACCTCACCGCCACCCGGCGGGCCATGGGCTCGAAGACCGGGACCGGCGGCTCGGCAGGGGTCGCCTGGCTGGAGAAGCGGGCGACGAAGAACGTGTTCCCCGAGCTCTGGACGGCCCGCAGCCATGTCTGA
- a CDS encoding MalY/PatB family protein: MSEGWRPPVSTPVRYDFDTVIDRRGTWCVQWDGVAERFGVDGLLPFTISDMDFETAPEVLAALRARLDHGVLGYTTWQQDDFRSAVAHWYATRYGAEIDTGRLVYGPSVLSQFSQLLQMWTAEGDGVVVHTPTYDGFRKAITGLGRELRGVPVGDVDALERELARADARVLVLCSPHNPTGRVWTEAELREMTVLARRHGVAVISDEIHADFVHGGRVHVPYSRVADDFEAEGAGEVPGRWAVITSASKSFNFPALTGSYGLIGDPADRAEYLRRMETGEGLASPAVLALTAHIAAYRQGADWLDAVRAYVAENLALVAERLNSAFPELAWEPPQAGYLAWIDLRPLGVDDEALQRVLIEREKVAIMPGAVYGAPGFLRLNVGCARSKVEAGVSALVRGIGAVR, from the coding sequence ATGTCCGAAGGATGGAGACCCCCTGTGAGCACGCCTGTGCGCTACGACTTCGACACCGTCATCGACCGCCGGGGCACCTGGTGCGTCCAGTGGGACGGGGTCGCCGAGCGGTTCGGGGTGGACGGGCTGCTGCCGTTCACCATCTCCGACATGGACTTCGAGACCGCGCCCGAGGTGCTGGCGGCGTTGCGCGCGCGCCTCGACCACGGGGTTCTCGGTTACACCACGTGGCAGCAGGACGACTTCCGGTCGGCCGTCGCGCACTGGTACGCGACCCGGTACGGCGCCGAGATCGACACCGGCCGGCTGGTCTACGGCCCGTCCGTGCTCAGCCAGTTCTCGCAGCTGCTCCAGATGTGGACGGCCGAGGGCGACGGTGTGGTCGTCCACACGCCGACGTACGACGGCTTCCGCAAGGCGATCACCGGGCTCGGTCGTGAGCTGCGGGGGGTGCCGGTGGGGGACGTGGACGCCCTGGAGCGTGAACTGGCGCGGGCGGACGCCAGGGTCCTGGTGCTCTGTTCGCCCCACAACCCGACGGGGCGGGTGTGGACGGAGGCGGAGCTGCGCGAGATGACGGTGCTGGCCCGGCGGCACGGGGTGGCGGTCATCAGCGACGAGATCCACGCGGACTTCGTGCACGGGGGGCGTGTTCACGTGCCGTACTCACGCGTCGCGGACGACTTCGAGGCAGAGGGTGCCGGTGAGGTCCCCGGCCGGTGGGCGGTCATCACGTCCGCGTCGAAGTCCTTCAACTTTCCGGCGCTGACCGGTTCGTACGGCCTGATCGGCGACCCCGCCGACCGGGCCGAGTATCTGCGCCGCATGGAGACGGGCGAGGGTCTCGCCTCCCCGGCGGTGCTGGCGCTGACGGCCCACATCGCGGCGTACCGGCAGGGGGCGGACTGGCTGGACGCGGTTCGCGCGTACGTCGCGGAAAACCTCGCCCTGGTCGCGGAACGGCTGAACTCGGCGTTCCCCGAACTGGCGTGGGAACCCCCGCAGGCGGGCTATCTCGCGTGGATCGATCTGCGCCCGCTGGGCGTGGACGACGAGGCGCTGCAACGGGTGCTGATCGAGCGGGAGAAGGTCGCGATCATGCCGGGCGCGGTGTACGGGGCGCCGGGATTCCTGCGCCTGAACGTGGGATGCGCCCGGAGCAAGGTCGAGGCGGGGGTGTCGGCGCTGGTGCGGGGGATCGGGGCGGTGCGGTGA
- the fbaA gene encoding class II fructose-bisphosphate aldolase has protein sequence MPIATPEVYAEMLDRAKAGKFAYPAINVTSTQTLHAALRGFAEAESDGIVQISTGGAEFLGGQYNKDMVTGAVALAEFAHIVAAKYDITVALHTDHCPKDKLDGYVRPLLDVSAERVAKGLNPLFQSHMWDGSAETLADNLAIGQELLAKAAAAKIILEVEITPTGGEEDGVTHEINDELYTTVDDALRTAEALGLGEKGRYLLAASFGNVHGVYKPGNVVLRPELLKDLQEGVSSTYGKPAGSQPFDFVFHGGSGSTAEEIATALENGVVKMNLDTDTQYAFTRPIVDHMFRNYDGVLKVDGEVGNKKVYDPRSWGKSAEAGMAVRVTEACSHLRSAGTKLK, from the coding sequence ATGCCCATCGCAACCCCCGAGGTCTACGCCGAGATGCTCGACCGGGCGAAGGCAGGCAAGTTCGCCTACCCGGCCATCAATGTGACGTCGACCCAGACCCTGCACGCTGCACTGCGCGGCTTCGCGGAGGCGGAGAGCGACGGCATCGTCCAGATCTCCACCGGTGGTGCCGAATTCCTGGGCGGTCAGTACAACAAGGACATGGTGACGGGCGCGGTGGCCCTCGCCGAGTTCGCGCACATCGTCGCTGCCAAGTACGACATCACCGTCGCGCTGCACACCGACCACTGCCCCAAGGACAAGCTGGACGGGTACGTGCGGCCGCTGCTCGACGTCTCCGCCGAGCGGGTCGCCAAGGGTCTGAACCCGCTGTTCCAGTCCCACATGTGGGACGGCTCGGCCGAGACCCTCGCCGACAACCTGGCCATCGGCCAGGAGCTGCTGGCCAAGGCCGCCGCCGCCAAGATCATCCTCGAGGTCGAGATCACCCCGACCGGTGGCGAGGAGGACGGCGTCACGCACGAGATCAACGACGAGCTGTACACGACCGTCGACGACGCGCTGCGTACTGCCGAGGCCCTCGGCCTGGGCGAGAAGGGCCGCTACCTGCTGGCCGCGTCCTTCGGCAACGTCCACGGCGTCTACAAGCCGGGCAACGTCGTCCTGCGTCCCGAGCTCCTCAAGGACCTGCAGGAGGGTGTCTCCTCCACGTACGGCAAGCCCGCCGGAAGCCAGCCGTTCGACTTCGTCTTCCACGGCGGGTCGGGCTCCACGGCCGAGGAGATCGCCACCGCGCTGGAGAACGGCGTCGTGAAGATGAACCTCGACACCGACACCCAGTACGCCTTCACCCGCCCGATCGTGGACCACATGTTCCGCAACTACGACGGCGTGCTGAAGGTCGACGGCGAGGTCGGCAACAAGAAGGTCTACGACCCGCGCAGCTGGGGCAAGTCCGCCGAGGCGGGCATGGCCGTGCGCGTCACGGAAGCCTGCTCCCACCTGCGTTCCGCCGGCACCAAGCTGAAGTAA
- a CDS encoding aldose epimerase family protein encodes MSDVGKNVRLTAGDAELTVDPVHGCRISSLRIGGTELLRQGERYGCFPMVPWCGRTGNGLFRSGGELHQLPLNSPPHAIHGTGRDTAWKPARQNESEAAFFYDLADPWPYRGRVTQTFELTEDSLTLSLGIETYGDSFPAQAGWHPWFRRNTGGQDVRVDFDAAWQEERGDDHLPTGRRIDPRPGPWDDCFGMPDGVDVKLTWPEQLELTVRSRDEWVVIYDEQAEAVCVEPQSGPPNGLNTAPRLVTPIEPLEITTTWNWVRL; translated from the coding sequence GTGAGCGATGTTGGGAAGAACGTCCGGCTGACCGCCGGCGACGCCGAGTTGACCGTCGACCCCGTCCATGGCTGCCGGATCAGCAGCCTGCGGATCGGAGGCACCGAACTGCTGCGCCAGGGCGAGCGGTACGGCTGCTTCCCCATGGTGCCGTGGTGCGGCCGCACCGGGAACGGCCTGTTCCGCAGCGGCGGTGAGCTTCACCAGCTGCCGCTGAACTCCCCACCGCACGCCATTCACGGCACGGGGCGTGACACGGCGTGGAAGCCCGCCCGCCAGAACGAGTCGGAAGCGGCGTTCTTCTACGATCTGGCCGACCCGTGGCCGTACCGGGGCAGGGTGACGCAGACCTTCGAGCTGACCGAGGACTCGCTGACGCTGAGCCTCGGCATCGAGACCTACGGGGACTCGTTCCCCGCCCAGGCCGGGTGGCACCCCTGGTTCCGCAGGAACACCGGGGGCCAGGACGTGCGGGTCGACTTCGACGCCGCCTGGCAGGAGGAGCGCGGCGACGACCACCTGCCGACCGGGCGCCGGATCGATCCCCGGCCCGGCCCCTGGGACGACTGCTTCGGAATGCCCGACGGGGTCGACGTGAAGCTCACCTGGCCCGAACAGCTGGAGCTGACGGTCAGGAGCCGGGACGAGTGGGTGGTGATCTACGACGAGCAGGCCGAGGCGGTCTGCGTGGAGCCGCAGTCCGGGCCGCCGAACGGGCTGAACACGGCCCCCCGGCTGGTCACTCCGATCGAGCCGCTGGAGATCACGACCACCTGGAACTGGGTCCGGCTCTGA
- the pyrE gene encoding orotate phosphoribosyltransferase — MTDVRAELLQQIKDKAVVHGKVTLSSGLEADWYIDLRRITLDGTAAPLVGRMMLDATAELDYDCVGGLTLGADPVATSMLHASAARGERLDAFVVRKAQKAHGMQRRIEGTDVKGRRCLVVEDTSTTGGSPLTAVEAVREAGGEVVAVATIVERGAAPAIAEAGLPYVSVYSVADLDLS, encoded by the coding sequence ATGACTGACGTACGCGCTGAGCTGCTCCAGCAGATCAAGGACAAGGCCGTGGTACACGGCAAGGTGACCCTCTCCTCGGGGCTGGAAGCCGACTGGTACATCGACCTGCGCCGGATCACTCTGGACGGCACGGCCGCGCCGCTGGTCGGCCGGATGATGCTCGACGCCACCGCCGAACTCGACTACGACTGCGTCGGCGGGCTGACGCTGGGAGCCGACCCGGTCGCCACCTCGATGCTGCACGCCTCGGCGGCGCGCGGCGAGCGCCTGGACGCCTTCGTCGTCCGCAAGGCGCAGAAGGCCCACGGGATGCAGCGCCGGATCGAGGGCACGGACGTCAAGGGCCGCCGCTGCCTGGTCGTCGAGGACACCTCGACGACCGGCGGCTCGCCGCTCACCGCCGTCGAGGCGGTCCGTGAGGCCGGCGGCGAGGTCGTGGCCGTGGCCACGATCGTGGAGCGGGGTGCCGCTCCGGCGATCGCCGAGGCCGGTCTGCCGTATGTCAGCGTCTACTCGGTGGCGGACCTCGACCTGTCCTGA